A genomic region of Candidatus Eisenbacteria bacterium contains the following coding sequences:
- a CDS encoding carboxypeptidase regulatory-like domain-containing protein encodes MSFFRLRITAGQRNGRSVALKSPSPLRRRNYSPFSPPRSFGARMFGESCRRPIGHYRNTPMSPCCTSIGPWLSRPLEWRRRRQANTTPHCCWTPDSGRLLGSGSGSGSSMEDPGGRVTMADLRDGNIGVPSTTGESHEGQHAMVLHLPLARSRQAATRAAVAGLCATALFLVAADTPFARLRAAEPHDEPWAQVGVRVERRPGACTYTYTVLSRYPDRIAGLQIGYNIATGACELTGARPHVLPDTVGSPPGWESTPAQSEHDSTTFAVYWRVTPDLLDSASIATDEMLSGFSVTLPRPDPLYENCHWTLRFRWNQDILGYGGSLRPEGALTPGSGTISGRVVNESGSGVPFASVVVKRTRQSDTTGPDGKYLVPGAPAGSNTLVVSALGYHSREIGHVRVVKDAATTADLPLVAWPPPRTPCAPYATARDRLALPFPGDIVDTLGALYLEARESIPPRQADDVSLQRPFIRSFGSQGVDLFYRGIRGDTATTAFTASVRRYVRDANEERLLRIAEETYPPPDAILAMAGKDASKQDLRKEKRLWWYGDFDGVRLPYAVTMDAVRYYLALIQAMARGDSSRTGGIPMKRAQFSYTASVSSRPSTLSRDGRVFEDVYTVELRLSWSNYCSPLCACSFDLNRTVVLRADGTVLCVFGDQKPMVIVS; translated from the coding sequence ATGTCTTTCTTTCGATTGAGGATCACGGCAGGGCAGAGGAATGGGCGAAGCGTGGCATTGAAATCGCCGAGCCCTTTGAGGAGAAGAAATTACTCACCCTTCTCGCCACCTCGCAGCTTCGGCGCGAGGATGTTCGGGGAGTCCTGCAGACGGCCGATAGGGCACTACAGAAATACCCCGATGTCGCCGTGTTGCACCTCTATCGGGCCATGGCTCTCGAGGCCATTGGAATGGCGAAGGAGGCGGCAAGCGAATACAACGCCTCACTGCTGCTGGACCCCGGACAGCGGGAGGCTCCTCGGATCAGGGAGCGGATCAGGCAGCTCAATGGAGGATCCAGGGGGTCGAGTGACCATGGCTGATCTGCGCGATGGTAATATAGGGGTCCCTTCCACGACCGGCGAGAGTCACGAGGGCCAACACGCAATGGTTTTGCACCTCCCGCTGGCTCGCTCCAGGCAGGCAGCAACCCGTGCAGCTGTAGCGGGCCTGTGCGCGACGGCTCTGTTCCTCGTCGCGGCGGACACGCCGTTTGCCAGGCTCCGTGCAGCCGAACCACACGATGAGCCATGGGCGCAGGTTGGCGTCCGCGTGGAACGCCGGCCCGGCGCCTGCACGTACACATACACCGTCTTGAGTCGGTACCCGGATCGAATCGCCGGGCTCCAGATCGGATACAACATCGCGACTGGCGCGTGTGAGCTGACAGGAGCTCGCCCCCACGTCCTGCCCGACACCGTTGGATCTCCTCCCGGATGGGAAAGTACTCCCGCACAATCGGAACACGATTCCACGACTTTCGCAGTGTACTGGCGCGTCACTCCCGACCTGCTCGACAGCGCAAGCATCGCTACGGATGAGATGCTGTCTGGTTTCTCCGTCACCCTCCCCCGACCAGATCCCCTCTACGAGAATTGCCACTGGACCCTTCGCTTTAGGTGGAACCAGGACATATTGGGCTATGGGGGCTCCCTGAGACCCGAGGGTGCACTCACCCCCGGTAGTGGGACAATTTCCGGAAGGGTGGTCAATGAAAGCGGATCGGGAGTCCCATTCGCTTCGGTCGTCGTGAAGCGAACCCGGCAAAGCGACACAACAGGGCCCGATGGGAAGTACCTGGTTCCTGGGGCTCCGGCGGGATCCAATACGCTCGTCGTGAGCGCGCTTGGATACCACTCTCGCGAGATCGGGCACGTGCGAGTCGTCAAGGACGCCGCGACGACGGCCGACCTCCCCCTGGTCGCCTGGCCACCGCCACGGACGCCGTGCGCCCCCTATGCCACCGCGAGGGACCGTCTTGCGCTCCCGTTTCCGGGCGATATCGTGGACACCCTGGGAGCCCTCTACCTGGAGGCGAGGGAAAGCATTCCGCCAAGGCAAGCCGACGATGTCTCACTGCAGCGCCCATTCATCCGAAGTTTCGGCAGCCAGGGCGTGGACCTCTTCTATCGTGGGATCCGAGGGGATACTGCGACCACGGCTTTCACTGCCTCCGTACGCAGGTATGTCCGAGATGCGAACGAGGAACGACTTCTCCGCATCGCGGAAGAGACCTATCCGCCACCGGACGCGATTCTTGCAATGGCCGGGAAGGATGCGAGCAAGCAGGACCTCCGCAAGGAAAAGCGTCTATGGTGGTACGGTGACTTCGACGGCGTCCGTTTGCCCTATGCGGTGACGATGGATGCCGTTCGCTACTACCTCGCCCTCATCCAAGCTATGGCCCGAGGCGATTCAAGTCGGACGGGCGGTATACCCATGAAGAGGGCACAATTCTCCTATACCGCCTCAGTATCTTCTCGCCCATCCACGCTGTCCAGAGATGGTCGAGTGTTCGAGGACGTGTACACGGTCGAGCTGAGGCTGTCGTGGTCAAACTACTGTAGCCCGCTTTGCGCCTGCAGTTTTGATTTGAATCGTACGGTAGTGCTTCGGGCCGATGGGACGGTTCTGTGCGTGTTCGGCGACCAAAAACCAATGGTCATTGTGAGCTGA
- a CDS encoding T9SS type A sorting domain-containing protein, which yields MEFGLSQPSDVTLRVYNVAGRLVRELMNGQLPGGVRIVRWDSRDSKESQVSSGIYFYELRAGSFSSRRRMVLLR from the coding sequence ATCGAGTTCGGCCTATCCCAGCCCTCGGATGTCACGTTGCGGGTATACAATGTGGCGGGACGATTGGTTCGTGAGCTGATGAATGGGCAATTACCGGGTGGTGTCCGCATCGTGCGATGGGACTCAAGGGACAGCAAAGAATCCCAAGTGTCGAGCGGGATTTACTTCTACGAGCTCAGGGCCGGCTCGTTTTCGAGCCGCCGTCGGATGGTCTTGCTCCGGTAG
- a CDS encoding T9SS type A sorting domain-containing protein: protein MGLPKPPKEVQMFLRREHLAALVVAVSLAASTQLAYAQVDMWQLNGVPLCAAVASQGQPRIVTDGAGGAIVTWQDHRNGTDIGTYAQHVLASGAVDPAWPADGAALSTAAGGYQSVQNIATDGAGGAIVTWEDDFSLGEYNVYAQRVNAAGVVQWTPDGVAICTAVGSQVGPTIVTDGAGGAIITWDDNRSGAYATYAQRVNAAGVAQWTPDGVAISTGQGSRSMTDGAGGAIVTYAKTSSSGTGVYAQHVLASGAMDPAWPAGGRGLCTVPGQGGGSIVTDAAGGAIVAWQDGRNFGHPNFGDPDTYAQRVNAAGVVQWNADGVLLSAAPSYPGQLSVVPDGAGGAIVSWTDERSGIDIYAQRVNAAGVVQWTPDGVAVCTAVGGQGFPEISPDGAGGAIITWDDRRLSGNYDIYAHHVLASGAVDPAWPIDGHALGTGVGDQREPEIVADGARGAIVTWQDGRNGSVNTDIYAQRVSGYSISAVATGEPMYSFAVRAPHPNPANSQATISFDLASPQPVSVRVYDVTGRLVRTLVAGGELPAGSHSLMWSGASDSGTLAHAGIYFIRVSAGSAAQTRRVAIIR, encoded by the coding sequence ATGGGGCTGCCAAAGCCCCCTAAGGAGGTTCAGATGTTCTTGCGTCGCGAACACCTTGCCGCTCTTGTGGTCGCCGTGTCTCTCGCGGCCAGTACACAGCTCGCCTACGCCCAGGTTGACATGTGGCAACTCAACGGGGTGCCGCTCTGCGCGGCGGTGGCCAGCCAGGGCCAGCCGAGGATCGTGACGGATGGGGCCGGCGGCGCAATCGTCACATGGCAGGACCACCGCAACGGCACCGACATCGGCACCTACGCCCAGCACGTGCTGGCCTCGGGGGCAGTGGATCCCGCCTGGCCGGCCGACGGGGCGGCGCTGTCCACCGCTGCGGGCGGCTACCAGAGTGTCCAGAATATCGCGACGGACGGGGCCGGCGGCGCCATCGTCACGTGGGAGGACGACTTCTCATTAGGAGAATACAACGTTTACGCCCAGCGAGTGAACGCCGCCGGCGTGGTGCAGTGGACTCCGGACGGCGTGGCAATCTGCACGGCGGTGGGTAGCCAGGTCGGCCCGACGATCGTGACGGACGGGGCTGGCGGTGCCATCATCACGTGGGACGACAACCGCAGTGGCGCTTACGCCACCTACGCCCAGCGGGTGAATGCCGCCGGCGTGGCGCAGTGGACTCCGGACGGGGTGGCGATCAGCACGGGGCAGGGTAGTCGGTCGATGACGGACGGGGCCGGCGGTGCCATTGTCACGTATGCGAAGACCTCCAGCAGCGGCACCGGCGTCTACGCCCAGCACGTGCTGGCGTCGGGCGCGATGGATCCCGCCTGGCCGGCCGGCGGGCGCGGGCTGTGCACGGTGCCGGGCCAGGGTGGAGGCTCGATCGTGACGGATGCGGCCGGCGGCGCCATCGTCGCGTGGCAGGACGGTCGCAACTTTGGCCACCCCAACTTTGGCGACCCCGACACGTACGCCCAGCGGGTGAACGCCGCAGGCGTTGTGCAGTGGAACGCGGACGGAGTGCTGCTGAGCGCGGCGCCGAGCTACCCCGGTCAGTTGTCGGTCGTGCCGGACGGGGCCGGCGGCGCCATCGTCAGCTGGACGGACGAGCGCAGCGGCATTGACATCTACGCCCAGCGAGTGAACGCCGCCGGCGTGGTGCAGTGGACTCCGGACGGCGTGGCAGTCTGCACGGCGGTCGGCGGCCAGGGTTTCCCGGAGATATCGCCGGACGGGGCCGGCGGCGCCATCATCACGTGGGACGACAGGCGTTTGAGCGGCAATTACGACATCTACGCCCACCACGTCCTGGCCTCGGGGGCTGTGGATCCCGCGTGGCCAATCGACGGCCATGCGCTGGGCACGGGGGTGGGCGATCAAAGAGAGCCGGAGATCGTGGCGGACGGGGCCCGCGGCGCCATCGTCACCTGGCAGGACGGACGCAACGGCAGCGTCAACACCGACATCTACGCCCAGCGGGTCTCTGGGTACAGCATCTCGGCAGTTGCTACGGGGGAACCGATGTACTCCTTCGCAGTACGCGCCCCTCATCCCAATCCCGCGAACTCCCAAGCCACGATCAGCTTCGACCTTGCCAGCCCCCAGCCCGTCTCGGTCAGGGTCTACGACGTGACGGGGCGGCTCGTACGCACGTTGGTCGCGGGCGGCGAGCTCCCGGCCGGGAGTCACAGCCTGATGTGGAGCGGCGCCAGCGATTCCGGCACCCTGGCCCATGCTGGGATTTATTTCATCCGAGTGAGCGCAGGGAGTGCCGCCCAGACTCGCAGGGTGGCGATTATCCGTTAG
- a CDS encoding TonB family protein translates to MAREPQGACPSPRLQLALDTPPDYSNWSSSVNARPLLAATVVALSLTVGLSFASKPLHISKKDSSTRLTPVDVGRTVPDTTFDEAPRVLKQVRARFPRPWRLNGYEGLVLVNLLIDSTGHVSQARTELRMPSDIDSAVVQAARRWTFSPARKRGRPVATRRHISVELRHPQSGELASLRNRTSVGTTYADDPDAAQGTAGARITASAYFDSVSQKYCYSYDLENRSTNEDHVSAFVLLGCAGGVVDEWDQPDHWNGMIGCGGRRDVLGWTIWDRDSTGSYFTYAARPGSSLTRMRFKSKFPPGTVSWVVQTATRSDFESILVGCCQSSPDVLQKCALSGTIVGPVQAR, encoded by the coding sequence ATGGCAAGGGAGCCGCAGGGTGCTTGCCCCAGCCCTCGACTCCAGCTCGCATTGGATACCCCCCCCGATTACTCCAATTGGAGCTCGAGCGTGAATGCACGGCCTCTTCTTGCTGCGACGGTTGTGGCGCTCTCGCTTACCGTCGGGCTCTCTTTCGCTTCGAAGCCTTTGCACATATCCAAAAAGGACAGTAGCACCCGCCTAACGCCAGTTGACGTCGGCAGGACGGTGCCTGATACGACATTTGACGAGGCTCCGCGAGTCCTAAAGCAGGTCCGCGCTAGATTCCCCAGGCCATGGCGACTAAACGGATATGAAGGGCTAGTGCTAGTCAATTTGCTGATCGACTCGACCGGCCACGTCTCGCAGGCAAGGACCGAATTGCGTATGCCGTCGGACATAGATTCAGCAGTGGTTCAGGCAGCTCGACGCTGGACCTTCTCGCCCGCCCGGAAGCGGGGAAGGCCTGTAGCAACTCGCAGGCACATCAGCGTGGAACTTCGACACCCTCAATCGGGAGAGCTAGCCTCACTTCGGAACCGAACTTCCGTCGGTACGACGTATGCCGACGACCCGGATGCGGCACAGGGAACCGCAGGAGCGAGAATCACCGCCTCAGCTTACTTTGACTCCGTGTCTCAGAAATATTGCTATTCCTATGATCTCGAAAACCGCTCCACGAATGAAGATCATGTGTCAGCGTTCGTGCTACTGGGCTGTGCTGGCGGGGTAGTGGACGAATGGGATCAGCCAGATCACTGGAACGGTATGATTGGATGCGGTGGGCGCAGGGATGTGCTTGGCTGGACGATTTGGGATCGGGACTCCACCGGAAGTTACTTCACCTATGCCGCACGACCAGGCTCGTCCCTGACACGGATGCGGTTCAAGTCGAAGTTTCCTCCCGGGACGGTCTCATGGGTGGTCCAGACCGCAACTCGAAGTGACTTCGAGTCGATCCTCGTGGGCTGCTGTCAGTCGAGCCCCGATGTATTGCAGAAATGCGCCTTGTCTGGAACGATCGTCGGGCCAGTACAAGCACGCTAG
- a CDS encoding T9SS type A sorting domain-containing protein: MIDQSEQTLTLTARSASRLLDWVRCGTRTCRITPLGFACALLWFGPAAAETYFSARTDYDASIAPFAVAIGDLNNDGIPDLVATHDNADSISVYFGIGDGTFESRRTSYVPAGYADDLVIGNFNNDAWADVVLDAGGRIIVCPGDGSGFFTSFTAPVNGLGGGRMASGYINVDANLDLVVTNHGDPGAFYVLLGNGDGTFQPYTEHATHKWPLDIALGDFYADGALDVAVTHDCCPDQTTVTIFPGEGTGNFIPGIDTPTCNDPQSIATGDLNGDGKLDYVVACVDQRTAVRLGNGNGTFVATDDLPIFGGGPSTVAADVTGDGKLDVVVVSNGYGLRPDSLEVFPGNGNGFFGARERFEASSVPNGIVAADLNGDTKVDLVTANEIDFNAFPPVDGALSVFLNCVPCVPTSISVALQDARAEAGVVRLRWYVPDSRGIYSVQRRTAGGDWGEVGIAALERPGVVAYEDRSVSPGERYAYRLFVQTVNDQGFSSEVWVLVPTVGGAPLALRLDPSYPNPFQTQTTLNFGIPSPAAVKLGIFNVTGRRVATVIERDLPAGWRSATWDGRDSSGRPVASGTYFARLESAGRVEIRKIIVAR, encoded by the coding sequence TTGATTGATCAGAGCGAACAAACCCTGACCCTCACAGCGCGCAGCGCCAGCCGTCTACTGGATTGGGTCAGATGTGGCACTCGGACCTGCAGAATCACTCCCTTGGGCTTTGCCTGCGCACTCCTTTGGTTTGGTCCTGCCGCGGCAGAGACCTATTTCTCCGCAAGGACGGACTACGACGCTTCTATTGCGCCCTTCGCCGTGGCGATCGGTGACCTCAACAACGACGGTATTCCCGACTTGGTTGCCACGCACGACAATGCGGATTCTATCTCGGTCTACTTTGGAATTGGGGACGGGACGTTCGAGTCTCGAAGGACGTCTTACGTACCCGCGGGCTATGCAGACGATCTGGTCATTGGGAACTTCAACAATGATGCATGGGCCGACGTTGTCCTTGATGCGGGAGGGCGCATCATAGTGTGCCCTGGGGACGGGTCAGGGTTCTTCACCAGCTTCACGGCCCCCGTCAACGGATTGGGAGGTGGCCGGATGGCATCGGGGTACATCAACGTCGATGCCAATCTCGATCTTGTCGTGACTAACCACGGGGATCCGGGTGCCTTCTACGTTCTCCTCGGAAATGGCGACGGGACCTTCCAACCGTATACAGAACACGCAACCCACAAGTGGCCGTTAGACATCGCGCTCGGAGATTTTTACGCAGACGGGGCGCTCGACGTTGCGGTAACGCATGACTGCTGTCCAGACCAGACGACGGTGACTATCTTTCCAGGCGAGGGGACCGGGAACTTTATCCCTGGGATTGATACCCCCACCTGTAATGACCCTCAGTCGATCGCGACCGGGGATCTCAACGGAGACGGCAAGTTGGACTACGTCGTGGCATGCGTCGATCAGCGCACTGCGGTTCGTCTCGGCAACGGTAACGGAACTTTTGTCGCGACGGACGATCTGCCCATCTTTGGTGGCGGGCCGTCCACTGTGGCGGCGGATGTGACGGGCGACGGCAAACTCGACGTTGTGGTCGTGTCGAACGGATACGGACTGCGCCCGGACAGTCTCGAGGTATTTCCCGGGAATGGAAACGGATTCTTTGGCGCCCGTGAGCGTTTCGAGGCCAGCAGTGTCCCGAACGGAATCGTTGCGGCAGACCTGAACGGTGATACCAAGGTGGATCTGGTGACGGCGAACGAGATTGATTTCAACGCGTTTCCTCCGGTGGATGGCGCGCTATCGGTCTTTCTCAACTGCGTACCGTGCGTGCCCACCTCCATCTCGGTTGCACTTCAAGACGCGAGGGCCGAGGCGGGAGTTGTTCGCCTTCGCTGGTATGTTCCAGACTCACGAGGTATTTACAGCGTCCAACGGCGGACTGCCGGAGGTGATTGGGGCGAGGTCGGCATCGCCGCGCTCGAGCGTCCCGGCGTAGTCGCCTACGAGGACCGCTCGGTCAGTCCCGGCGAGCGGTACGCGTATCGCCTCTTCGTGCAGACGGTGAACGACCAAGGCTTTTCGAGCGAAGTGTGGGTCCTTGTGCCCACGGTGGGTGGGGCACCACTTGCGTTGCGGCTCGACCCGAGCTATCCTAATCCATTCCAGACGCAGACCACCCTGAATTTTGGGATCCCGTCCCCAGCTGCGGTCAAATTGGGAATCTTCAACGTGACGGGACGGCGAGTAGCCACGGTCATCGAGCGCGATCTACCCGCAGGCTGGAGATCGGCGACTTGGGACGGGCGAGACTCATCGGGCCGGCCCGTGGCGTCGGGGACCTATTTTGCCCGCCTCGAGTCCGCAGGTAGGGTAGAGATCCGAAAGATCATCGTCGCCCGATAG